The Blastopirellula marina genomic sequence TCTCGATCAGTTTGCCTTCGGCGATCGTCAACGTCAGCGGCTTTTCGCAGTAGACGTCTTTGCCGGCCTTCATCGCTTCGACGGCGACCTTGGTGTGCCAGTGATCAGGCGTCGCAATCATCACCGCGTCGATGTCGTCGCGATCCAGAACCTTGCGGTAGTCTTTGTAGGCGTCAGGCGCTTTCTTCTGACGATCTTTGACGCGCTGGACGTTCGTCCCCAGCACATTGGCGTCCACGTCAGCTAGCGCGGCGAAATCGGCCAGACCG encodes the following:
- a CDS encoding Gfo/Idh/MocA family protein, producing the protein MVKSGNTTRRQFLQVTAAAGAAGVFTSSAALVKGAESPNERPVFATIGLRNQGWTITSKSTGLADFAALADVDANVLGTNVQRVKDRQKKAPDAYKDYRKVLDRDDIDAVMIATPDHWHTKVAVEAMKAGKDVYCEKPLTLTIAEGKLIE